Proteins encoded by one window of Flavobacterium sp. N502540:
- a CDS encoding sugar 3,4-ketoisomerase, giving the protein MKNDKSKIKLISLPKIEDRRGNLSVIEKDIIPFEIKRVYYVYDIPSGSERGGHSHKDLQEFLVALSGSFDVILNDGISEKTIVLNKPNIGLLIPAGIWRELRNFSSGAVCLVVASEVYLEDDYIRDFDEFMCSKKTTDK; this is encoded by the coding sequence ATGAAAAATGATAAGAGTAAAATAAAGTTGATTTCACTTCCTAAAATTGAAGATCGAAGAGGAAATTTATCAGTAATCGAAAAAGATATTATCCCTTTTGAAATCAAAAGAGTTTACTATGTTTATGATATTCCTAGCGGATCAGAAAGGGGAGGACATTCACACAAAGACTTGCAAGAGTTTTTAGTGGCTTTAAGTGGAAGTTTTGATGTTATTTTGAATGATGGAATCTCAGAAAAGACTATAGTATTAAACAAGCCTAATATTGGATTGCTGATTCCAGCAGGTATTTGGCGAGAGTTAAGGAATTTTTCTTCAGGCGCAGTTTGTTTAGTAGTAGCTTCAGAAGTTTATTTAGAAGACGATTACATTAGAGATTTTGATGAATTTATGTGCTCGAAAAAGACTACTGATAAATAG
- a CDS encoding glycosyltransferase family 2 protein, whose translation MAFFSVVIPLYNKADYIENTIKSILDQTFTDFEVIVINDGSTDNSMAKVQGFNDDRIQLYNEKNQGASIARNLGIEKARCNYIAFLDADDLWAPNHLETLKTLIEKFPDTGIFASRYELVFSNGKNYVPKFKGISTAFEGIIPDFFETSLPYPIATSSSIVIPKNIFTEIGDFKPTISSGQDVDMWIRIALKYPVVLSNKVTASYLHYIENSLSKTPILEKKLKNFEDYKQEEKSNPSLKKYLDVYRIEYALQYKIAGENKKSKELLRNILKENISFKTKVIYCLPRYVLIPLLKIKRLLRKNGFNFSIYQ comes from the coding sequence ATGGCATTTTTCTCTGTCGTCATTCCATTATACAATAAAGCTGATTATATCGAAAATACGATAAAAAGCATTCTCGATCAAACTTTTACAGATTTTGAAGTAATTGTAATAAACGACGGATCTACAGACAATAGCATGGCAAAAGTCCAAGGGTTTAATGATGACCGTATACAACTTTACAATGAAAAAAATCAGGGAGCCTCTATAGCAAGAAATCTCGGGATTGAAAAAGCAAGATGTAATTACATTGCTTTTTTAGATGCGGATGATTTGTGGGCACCTAATCATCTGGAGACATTAAAAACTTTAATAGAAAAATTTCCGGACACGGGTATTTTTGCTTCGCGTTACGAGTTAGTATTTAGTAATGGAAAAAATTATGTTCCAAAGTTTAAAGGAATCTCTACTGCTTTTGAAGGCATTATTCCGGATTTCTTTGAAACCAGTTTGCCTTATCCTATTGCTACCTCATCTTCAATTGTAATTCCGAAAAACATATTTACAGAAATAGGTGATTTTAAGCCCACTATATCTAGTGGCCAGGATGTGGATATGTGGATTCGAATTGCCTTAAAATATCCGGTTGTATTGAGCAATAAAGTTACAGCATCTTACCTTCATTACATCGAAAACAGCCTTTCGAAAACCCCAATACTGGAAAAAAAATTAAAGAATTTTGAGGACTATAAACAAGAAGAAAAAAGCAATCCAAGCTTAAAAAAATATCTTGACGTTTACAGGATAGAATATGCTTTACAATATAAAATTGCCGGTGAGAACAAAAAATCGAAAGAACTGCTTCGAAACATCCTAAAAGAAAATATTTCTTTTAAAACTAAAGTTATATACTGCCTGCCCAGATACGTGTTAATACCATTACTCAAAATAAAAAGACTTTTAAGAAAAAATGGTTTTAACTTTTCTATTTATCAGTAG
- a CDS encoding glycosyltransferase family 2 protein, producing MLSILIPVYNYDVLPLVLELKHQADNLGIAYEIIAQDDAGTKFINENNQINYLENCSFFVNKENLGRGKNINSLAHKSKYEYVLIMEADALPKNEFYLKNYIHLLSKAPKVIFGGVEYPDTVPPKEKLLRWKYGINREIKSLEHRFKDNYDFVFTWNLLLKKEILLQFPFPEFVNEYGYEDSIFIQKLRLNSVPITHIENILIHHNQEDSIDFIRKTESAVKNLHNLISSRKIDSKDIKLSRIYASLKKFHLTGASRLIYEKSKNMVLANLISKKPNLYLLDFYKLGYYCTLKTK from the coding sequence GTGCTATCTATTTTAATTCCGGTTTATAACTATGATGTTTTGCCGCTTGTTTTAGAGCTGAAGCATCAGGCTGATAATTTAGGAATTGCATATGAAATTATCGCTCAGGATGATGCCGGTACTAAATTTATTAATGAAAACAACCAGATTAATTACTTAGAAAACTGCTCATTTTTTGTTAATAAAGAAAATTTAGGCAGAGGTAAAAACATCAATTCTTTAGCCCATAAATCAAAATATGAATATGTTTTGATTATGGAAGCCGATGCTTTACCAAAGAATGAGTTTTATCTCAAAAATTATATTCATTTATTATCAAAAGCACCTAAAGTAATCTTCGGAGGTGTTGAATATCCGGACACAGTTCCTCCCAAAGAAAAATTACTTCGATGGAAATATGGAATCAATAGGGAAATCAAATCTTTAGAACACAGATTTAAAGACAATTATGATTTTGTATTTACATGGAACTTACTTCTAAAAAAAGAAATCCTTTTGCAGTTTCCTTTTCCTGAATTCGTGAATGAATATGGCTATGAAGATTCTATTTTTATACAAAAACTTCGATTAAATTCTGTTCCGATTACTCATATTGAAAACATATTAATTCATCATAATCAAGAAGATAGTATTGATTTTATAAGAAAAACTGAAAGCGCTGTCAAAAATCTTCACAACCTGATTTCTTCTCGAAAAATAGATTCAAAAGATATTAAACTAAGCAGGATTTATGCCTCTTTAAAAAAGTTTCATCTAACAGGAGCTTCAAGGTTAATTTACGAAAAAAGCAAAAACATGGTACTCGCTAATTTAATATCAAAAAAGCCTAATCTGTACCTACTGGATTTTTATAAATTAGGTTATTATTGCACTTTAAAAACCAAGTAA